The DNA window CTTTGCCGtttgtcttttccgttcgcTTTTCTGTTCGTgcttccgttcgtctcttccgttcgcacTAGTCCGTTcatctcttccgttcgcgctatgaatttctcgccatcgtttttagatttgtgtagttttttatgtttttgtgatgatttaaacattttgtaaataaattattgtaaatctataatttttttatttataaaattgttctattatttctcttattcatagatttgtttactgctactgattttgtaaagaacaaattgatttatggtgtatttgtagtgattttataatatatttacgttatagtgtatttttggtgtatttgtTGTGCATTTCTGGTGATTTTCGgaatatctatattttttggtgtatttctgccgttttttttAGTATACTTATgttgtatttgcagtgtttatggtgtatttgcagtgtttattgtgtatttgcagtgtttttatggtataaaccacaaaaacactacaaaaatgtcataaatacactatatatacactatacaTACATTATATCTACACTATTTTTACATCACacatcataaaaacactatatatacactatacactataaaaacacgataaaaaaattacaagaaaaaaatctataattttttttttattaaaaattaaaaagctgTGCAATCGGTcagttcggtcgaccgaaccgaaaacaccgaaaaccgaaattggGTGAAAACCTAAAACCAAAAAAAggtatttgtaaaattaaaaaaaagtattttttgtaaataaaaaaagtcaaaaaaaagtcaaaaactgacatataaaagtataaataagttACCGAAACATGTattgtaaaattttatgaatgaataatgataaattttaggtaaaatatatatttgtagtcttgtattattatatatttttttattaggtccatttaattttgtttgctaaaattgagcttttatatttttaattgtatagATTAGATTCCTtcattatgaaaataaaaagcgTGTACTCTACATGTTAATATATTTGGaacaaaaaaacttatttattttctgcattaattttttattttggcttcccgtatttttattaaaaataaaaccctTTATCAATTTTAGTTGGTCTAACTTGATACCATTAATACTCCTTGTGACTAAAAGACCTattgtctataaaattaaaagtattatgATTGTATATAAATAGAAgtgaactaaaaaaaatataaaaattcaaatatatctttttccgaaattttaattaagaccataaatattaaaatttcaatagaAAATGTCCTTTTTCCAATTTAATATGATCGTttacatttaattaaattctaGAAAACCCATTACCAATTCCATGCGTTTCTTAACAAATTGAGATCTCAACAACCTTGCCATGAATACACCTCGTTATGTCAAATACCAACCCATGTCTACAAATTGTATTGTCACCTGTAATTGAACCATTTATTACAACAAAACAGTGGTAGtgtaaaataaatgaatatgtTATTGAAAACAAGTGATTGGCaccaataaaattaataaaaacaattaagataaatttgatataatatttttgtattttctatataaatatcacatttttaatatccaaaaataatatactaataaataaaatattcgtacagaaaaataaagaatgaaaaataataaaaactagcAAAATTTATAGAAAGaccgattttttttaaaattccttAATGAAATATAATTCACagctttttttataataaattttatattttaagattatctttaatttgataaattttatattcaagtcatgcataacaatttattttcataaatttaaaatttaataaacatttttaaaaaaattcaattgtatTGCGAAAAGagaaataattttgattttactttaatttttaattctttaagaaaaaaattggtTGAGTTTTACTCTTACTATCTCatttataaagttttttttattacttttacaggttttaatataattaaatttttatattttaaatttgttgttttattttaatgattggacataaatttataatagttaatattaagtaaaattttaaagtaaacaataaaaaataaaacacaaaatacaactttttttgtataaagaaacaaaaagtGCTAGTTTCATAAAATTAGTAATCTTTTTGACTAATTTTACAAGAATTAaaaagtttattaatttattaaaaaatttcaacaGTACTCTTCAAATGTTaaaggtgaatttttatgatgcTATTATATTTAATGTCATACAATAAcattatacaaatatttaaatatttttattttgggttaattacatataaaatcaccacctttacacgaattttcaaaaataacacgacctttaaaacgtgtcaattcagggcatcacctttcatttcttttcaaaaacaacatgagcacgttttttgataaaattttgctgacttggacaccagATGGGAGCGACACGTGTCATGCCATgttagcaaaaatgccactaaaaatgtgcctgtgttatttttaaaaagaaatgaaagatggtgccctgaattgccacgttttaaaggtcgtgttattttagcaatttcgtgtaaaggtggtgattttatatgtaattaatccttttatttttgatatcaaatatgataatgttctatttttatgggacatcattttttttaatttttacggaATGAAGAGAGTACTCCATCcagtccataatatttatcgcatttgacTTTCACATAAGAATTAAAAAAGTAATcaatatgtcttaatttatagGCATTTTTACTAAAATATTCCTATCTTGAAACTTGTTAACAtttataatttctatttttatttgtgttgctgtattttttcaataaattatttggggataaaattggaaaaatagcaattaatgcttttttttatatgttaaagggataaatattatgaactaatttttttttccaaatacgataaatattataaaccgaAATGAATATTAATTTATACTCGCTTCGTCCCGTTTAAGGAGGGACGGATGAATTTAgcactaaaattaataaaataagacaataaaaatcacaaactttagcatgttttgcaaatttaatataaatttttaattttagcaaattaatacatcagattttgattttttttgcaattttatcgCCGAGCAATTTTGCATCAGAAAAATGCTGATATGTACGCCGGAACAATGGTTATTCCGGTATACACATCagcattattttctttttttctgaagaaaaattgatcggtgctaaaattgcaaaaaaacaaaattaatgtgttaatttgtcaaattaaaaattcgtgttaaatttgcaaaacacattaaaattaatgattttttacGCTATTAAGCCTTTCTTAAATGGGAGgggatataattttaaatggttGAAACTACTAACTAGAACTCATGTAAATCGATAAAGTAGTTCTAAAAAGAACAAACATTTGTTAGATAATATTTTGCAATTTGGTCCAAAATAAAAGCAATTAGTTTATAATAACCCAAAGAAAAAGTTGCACTTTTGACCATCTTCTTCCTTTTCTACCTACAAAAGCTCACATTCCCTCCTTTCTTGCCTTGAGAAATCctaaaacaaaaccctaataaaaacctaaaaatcccttaatttttttgtgaAGCATTTCACTGTACCTTACCCAACTTACCCACATTTTCTCTTACTATCCTTTTTCTAAAATTCAATaacacaaaattttatttttcccaCTATCACTTATTTAgctttaatttagtttttgatCAAAATCCAATCTTTTTCTTACCCACGTCATGATCATTGATTCTTGTCATTGCccaattcaatttttatcaTCAGGATAATGTATGATTGATAAATTTCACATTTTGATGTACATGTTGAGGGGTATTTTTTGATGAGAAGTTCAATAATTGACCCCCTTGTAAACGGGAGTTGATAGATGGATGGCAGTGGAGAGGCAGTGGATGATCAGGGTTCAGGATGGTTTCAAGTGAAAAAggttttaacttttataatcaAACTCTTTTAAGCATTGGATTATGTTTTGCTGTAATTTTTGTGTTAATGTTgctaataaaaagaaaaaaaaatgaagttaaatATGGGATATTACCAAAtgcaccttttttttttaatcttgtatgatatatttaatttgttaataatAGTGTCAATTTCCAAGTTTTAGGATTTTGTTCTTATAGTCTTGTCAATGGTTTCAAATTGTTTTGATGTACTAGCTAAAAATTgcttattttaattactaaccaAGCAAGTTGGTCCTATATTTGGTccatatgataattaaaatgttCCATTGCATCTCTTTTAACCTTGTGGAGAGGCTGCATACGAGTTTTAATGATTCTCCATGGCCTGCAGAACAAATACATGACTTCATGTTTTTGCTCCAGTtcaaattggtgattttttaatGAAACTATTTCGGTCTGCTGATCGTATTTTAAGTTGTTTGGGTGTTTGTTATGGTGTTGATCTGTGAAGAATCCATGAATCTCAGCTTAGTGACTTTGGTCAGAACTCAGAAGCATGCAGCTTGATTGAGTCTCCATTTTGTGCTCggtttttgatttgtgtttttctttatttttgttattgattTTGCCTCCAGAAGCATAGAAGTGGTGCAAAGTTTTCCATACAAGGTTGGTCTAGGGGACTTTTGGGGAAGAATGGTTCTAATATCACCAGTGAAAAAAATGGGAAAGTTAAGAATAAAACCCAAATTCCAAAGAAAGGAGTAAACTTGTCTGTACACGGCCAAGGCAGTGTTGTTAGCTCTGTTTCATTGGATATTGAAGTTGGAAATGATGCGTCCTGCTCTAATAAATCAGTGATTAAACAAGATACTAAAGACGATGAATCTCCAAAGTTGTCACAATTGTTGGTTGCTAATTCCAGTCCTAGAGCTGGAGATGCTAAAATTCTTTTAGATGTGGTTCCTAAAATTAAATGGGGTGATCTAGAGGATGATGTTTTGATAAGGCATCATGAAAACACTTCACAAGGTGTTGCCAAATGCAGCGGTACTGGAGGTAACTATTTGGTGGCTACGATGCATGATAACAATTGTCATCTGCACACGGATTCTTCTTCTCTTACTGACTTAGAACAAAATAAATTGAGTGCAGAACCTGCAGATGATACATCTCATTATGAAACTATCTCAGTGACTAACAAGGAAGATATGATTGAAGCAACTTGTAAAGAGGGGAGTGGAAGCTCTTCAAATCATACGGAAGTACCAAATTCAAATGGAAAAATTAGTGTTCCAAATGATGTTGGAGACTGCAAGAATGTCGATAATGAATCTTTTAAAACGACAGACAATCACTTGAGTTCTACATGTCGCTCGGGTGAGGCTGAGGTAGTGTTGAAAATTCAGATGCCTGTTGTTCTATCTGAGGTAAATGATTCTGATATTCCAAACGTACCTAATAAGATTAGAAATTCAGCAATGATTTTACAGGAGAGTGAGTCGGAGCTTACAGAAAATGGCGAGCCTGAAATTTCCACGGAGGCTGATATAGTGGTGAAACTTCAGATGCCTGTCATATCTGCAGAAAATGAGTCAAAACCCTCCGAATTACAAATCACAAATGGGAATTGTGGCAGTGTGGTGATTCCCTTGGATAGTGAATCAGTTTGTCTTGAAAATACTGATTCTGAAATCTCCAGCGATGCAGGAACAGTGGTAAAGATTCAGTTACCTGTTATATCTGAGGTAAATGAGCCACAAATCTCTGAAGTTTCTGTCAGAAATAGGAAATCCAGCCCGGCATTAGTTGCCCGGGATAGGAAGTCACTTGCAAGGGAGAAGTATGGATCTGAAATATTAGGACAATCTACCAAAATAGCTCTTGTTGAAGGCTGCAGCAATCCACCTGATACAGCAGTAAATAATGAGCTGTTGAAGGCCCACACTGTAAGCCCCTTCGAAGATGGTGGCACAAATGAAAGCAAAGAAAGGTTTAGGGAACGGCTCTGGTGCTTTCTGTTTGAGAATCTTAACAGGGCTGTTGATGAACTTTACCTCCTTTGCGAGCTAGAATGTGATGTAGACCAAATGAAAGAGGCTATACTTGTTCTTGAGGAGGCAGCATCTGATTTTAAAGATCTGACTACTCGAGTTCAGGAGTTTGAGAATGTGAAAAGATCCTCTTCTCAATCAATTGATGGGATCCGAACTCCTTTGAAGTCTGACCATCGTAGGCCACATGCTCTTTCATGGGAGGTAAATGCTTCTCTGTTTTTCTTAATGCAATAAGTTCACTTTCAAATCTTTTTCTTACTGTTAGTTTCTTTAATAAGAGATGTTACTTGATTGCCTGAAAGAATAAAGGAGTTCTCGACTTCTTCCTATTCTATTCTGTAGTCACCAAAGGAGTTTTTTTGTAGAGTTCCCCTGAAGTATGATAATGCAGTTCTTATActtcttttcatttttaacattaatGCTTTGTCATGTCTGACATGTCCTAGACATTCTAGAACCTGAATACTTAATTATAATATCAAGAAAACATAGATAGAATATACGGAAAGTCGTTTTTTATTTGTGACGATCTTTTCAAATAATGCAGTGCAAAAACACTCTGTTGAAATTGCGCTAAACAAGTGTGAAAATGAAAATCACAATACCAGGAATATATACGTAAGGTTCAGTGGTATCTAATTATATAtctttttattatcttttcctGTCTTCTAGTGTTCTCTTGTTCCCAAAGTTctaaatttttagtataatgctTATGGTCAGACATATCCTTATCTTTCTTTGTTTGCAACTATAAATCCTCATTGTGCATCAGTTAGAAAGTCTCTTTTTGGGTGATGAATGGAATTTGTCTTTAGAATCCTTTTGGTTTGCCATTGTACACATGGGAAAATCAacataaacaatttttttgacAAAGACTCAGTGTAGAGATTGCTTTGGAAATGTATTTGTCGATTTGTGAAGTCATCTACATGTCTGATGGTTGATTTGTGTTTACAGTGCTTGCCCCCATAGTCATTTAGAGGATAGtaataaagttttgttttttgtttttttttcaacatgtaaatttctttttactttttGCTTGGTAAATTATAACCATCTTTCATTTATTTAGCTTACTTGAAAATTGCTAGTGATTTATTGCTCAGTGCAGGTTCGAAGAATGACTACTTCACCTCATAGAGCTGAGATATTATCTTCATCTTTGGAGGCTTTTAAGAAGATTCAGCAAGAAAGATCTGACATGCTTGCAGCTAACGACGAAAAAGCTTTTTTGGCTGAGCCTTTAAGTCGTCATCATGTGCCTGGTAATAATGTGAGGAAATTAGCAGGGAAAAGTGACGGTAAAGATCCAATTGTGAAATCAAAGAAACAAAATGGATATTCAGATCCTTCTCAAGGTAGCTTGAGTGGTGATAAGCGGTCTGTTGAATCAGGCAGATCCAATAAAGTAAATTCTTCTGTGAACAATCGTGACCATCCTTATAACTCTTCTTCATCTGATATCAACGTATCTTTATTGTCTTCTAGAGACATTTCTGCTCTCTCTGGCGCTGGAAAAAGCAAAAGAGAATCTGAAGCAGAAAAACTGCTTCATAAGAAAGAGAGAATATCGGTAGAAAGTGCTGTTGAGAAAAACCTAAAATTCATGGATCCACTGCAGAAACAGATTCCTATTGCAGAGAAAGATAAGGAAAAGAGATGTTCTACTTCATGGAAATCAATGTATGCATGGAAGGAGAAGAGGAACTGGGAGGACATACTTTCATCACCTTTCCGTGTCTCATCTCGCGCGTCACATTCTCCAGGTTTGAGCAGAAGAAGTGCTGAGCGCACACGCATTTTGCATGATAAACTAATGTCACctgagaaaaagaagaaaactgCTTTGGATCTAAAAAAAGAAGCTGAAGAAAAACATGCACGGGCTACGAGAATCAGAAATGAGTTGGAGAATGAAAGAGTTCAAAAGCTTCAGCGAACTTCTGAAAAATTGAATCGAGTAAATGAATGGCAGGCTGTGCGCACTACGAGGTTACGAGAGGGAATGTATGCACGGCAACAGCGCAGTGAATCCCGACATGAAGCTTTTTTAGCCCAAGTCGTGAGGAGAGCTGGTGATGAAAGCAGTAAAGTTAATGAGGTTCGCTTCATTACTTCTTTGAATGGCGAAAATAAGAAGCTTATGTTGCGTCAGAAACTTCAGGATTCTGAGTTGAGGAGAGCTGAAAAACTTCAAGtgataaaaattaaacagaGAGAAGATATGGCTAGAGAAGAAGCTGTTTTGGAAAGAAGAAAACTCATTGAAGCGGAAAAGTTACAGCGGCTTGCTGAGACGCAGAGGAAAAAGGAAGAGGCTCAAGTCAGGAGAGAAGAAGAACGCAAAGCATCAAGTGCGGCACGTGAAGCAAGAGCCATTGAGCAGCTTCGGCGGCGGGAGGAGCGAGCCAAGGCCCAGCAAGAGGAAGCTGAACTATTGGCTCAAAAACTAGCTGAGAGACTTAGTGAGAGTGAACAGCGTCGCAAGTTTTACTTGGAACAAATACGAGAGAGGGCATCTATGGATTTCAGGGATCAGTCCTCACCTTTAATCCGCCGTTCTATAATCAAGGATTTTCAAGGCCGGTCAACGCCAACTAACAATGGCGAAGGGTACCAAGAAAACAGTGTAGCAGGTACAGGAGGCTCTACTCTTGCCCCAGGAAATGGCACTTTGCAACACTCTCTGAAACGGAGAATTAAGAAGATTCGGCAAAGACTTATGGCTCTAAAGTATGAATATTCTGAGCCTTTAGCTAGCTCTGAGAATGGTGGTATTGGTTATAGAACTGCAGTGGCAACTGCAAGAGCAAAACTGGGAAGGTGGCTTCAAGAACTTCAAAGATTACGACAGGCAAGAAAAGAAGGAGCCGCAAGCATTGGTTTAATAGCAGCGGACATCATCAAGGTACTTGTTATGTTCCTTTACATAGACACTATTAAAAGCaccatataaatattaatatgaaCCATTGTTCCGTTAAATAAATGGTGGACGTTGTTGCAATATTTCGACATGACTATACTATAAAAAATGTTCTTTATTTTATAGTATAGCCATGTTAATAGATACTGTAATAAAGTATTAAAAATGTTCTTTGTTTTGTGGAACAGTTTTTGGAGGGAAAAGACCTTGAGCTGCAGGCTTCTCGACAGGCTGGTTTGCTTGACTTTATTGCTTCTGCACTTCCTGCTTCTCATACATCAAAACCTGAAGCTTGCCAAGTTACAATACACCTTTTAAAGCTTCTGAGAGTAGTACTATCTTTGCCCACAAATCGCAGTTATTTTCTAGCACAAAATCTTTTACCCCCTATCATCCCTATGCTGTCTGCATCCCTTGAGAACTATATAAAAATGGCTGCATCTTTGAATGTTCCTGGGACCTCCAACTTGCCGTCCAGCAAAACATCCGCTGAAAACTTTGAACCAATATCTGATGTGCTGGATAATTTCTTATGGATTGTCGGAACTGTTATGGGTCATAGAAGTTCTGATGAGCGGGAACTTCAAATGCTTGATGGATTGCTGGAGCTATTGACTGCTTACCAGGTTATTCATAGGTTGCGAGATCTTTTTGCACTCTATGATAGGCCTCAGGTGGAAGGATCACCCTTTCCTTCTTCCATTCTTTTAAGTATACATCTTTTGGTGGTTTTAACATACAGACCCAAAACCACCAATTGCATTGATTGGGATTTATCTCCAGCGGGAACAgcatttgaatttgaaaataaaatgtcCAAACCGGCAGATACTGCGCCTGTTGTGCTCGACTCAGCAAATTTGACTTCTGAAGATTCCCGACCTCCATTGTCTGTATTAAATGGTAGTGAACCTGTTACGCCTCCAGATGTATTAGAGGATAGACAGAATGAATCATGTAATTTAAATAGAAGTGacgaattattatttaattgcaAAGATGGTGAAAGGAATCCAACTTGCTGTTCAGAAGAGTTGAATGATTCTAACGTTAGACTGAGAGATGTTCCGGACAGAACTCGAGAAATTCTGGTTGAGGAGAAGGATGATAAACACATGGTCAATGTTATTGTAGATCAGAAGAGTGATAACATGTTGAGTCCGAAACAACCAGTAGCCTTTCTTCTTTCAGCCATTTCTGAAACTGGACTAGTTAGTCTTCCCTCTCTGTTGACATCTGTGCTACTGCAGGCAAACAATAGATTGTCTATTGAGCAGGTAAAATCTCTTTATTCACGTTGATACAAATTTCGCCATGGTCATTTAATTGGTCAGTGTTCTCTATTAGTTTGCGTTTTGTTTTGAACTGTTATTTACGCTGCTATTATGACCGTACTATATGTATTATATGCTTATGTCAGATTACtcaatatttaaattttcagGGTTCTTATATCCTTCCATCTAATTTTGAAGAGGTTGCAACTGGGGTGCTGAAGGTTTTGAACAATTTAGCTCTTTTGGATATTATATTTATGCAGAGAATGCTAGTAAGTGTTATTCATCGATCATATTGGGTTTTGGTTAAAGTGATGGTAGTTTTCTGGCTTAAAAAGATGATAAAAATTCTGTATCCATATTCGAGATTTTTCTCCttgatta is part of the Mercurialis annua linkage group LG3, ddMerAnnu1.2, whole genome shotgun sequence genome and encodes:
- the LOC126675540 gene encoding uncharacterized protein LOC126675540 isoform X1 — its product is MDGSGEAVDDQGSGWFQVKKKHRSGAKFSIQGWSRGLLGKNGSNITSEKNGKVKNKTQIPKKGVNLSVHGQGSVVSSVSLDIEVGNDASCSNKSVIKQDTKDDESPKLSQLLVANSSPRAGDAKILLDVVPKIKWGDLEDDVLIRHHENTSQGVAKCSGTGGNYLVATMHDNNCHLHTDSSSLTDLEQNKLSAEPADDTSHYETISVTNKEDMIEATCKEGSGSSSNHTEVPNSNGKISVPNDVGDCKNVDNESFKTTDNHLSSTCRSGEAEVVLKIQMPVVLSEVNDSDIPNVPNKIRNSAMILQESESELTENGEPEISTEADIVVKLQMPVISAENESKPSELQITNGNCGSVVIPLDSESVCLENTDSEISSDAGTVVKIQLPVISEVNEPQISEVSVRNRKSSPALVARDRKSLAREKYGSEILGQSTKIALVEGCSNPPDTAVNNELLKAHTVSPFEDGGTNESKERFRERLWCFLFENLNRAVDELYLLCELECDVDQMKEAILVLEEAASDFKDLTTRVQEFENVKRSSSQSIDGIRTPLKSDHRRPHALSWEVRRMTTSPHRAEILSSSLEAFKKIQQERSDMLAANDEKAFLAEPLSRHHVPGNNVRKLAGKSDGKDPIVKSKKQNGYSDPSQGSLSGDKRSVESGRSNKVNSSVNNRDHPYNSSSSDINVSLLSSRDISALSGAGKSKRESEAEKLLHKKERISVESAVEKNLKFMDPLQKQIPIAEKDKEKRCSTSWKSMYAWKEKRNWEDILSSPFRVSSRASHSPGLSRRSAERTRILHDKLMSPEKKKKTALDLKKEAEEKHARATRIRNELENERVQKLQRTSEKLNRVNEWQAVRTTRLREGMYARQQRSESRHEAFLAQVVRRAGDESSKVNEVRFITSLNGENKKLMLRQKLQDSELRRAEKLQVIKIKQREDMAREEAVLERRKLIEAEKLQRLAETQRKKEEAQVRREEERKASSAAREARAIEQLRRREERAKAQQEEAELLAQKLAERLSESEQRRKFYLEQIRERASMDFRDQSSPLIRRSIIKDFQGRSTPTNNGEGYQENSVAGTGGSTLAPGNGTLQHSLKRRIKKIRQRLMALKYEYSEPLASSENGGIGYRTAVATARAKLGRWLQELQRLRQARKEGAASIGLIAADIIKFLEGKDLELQASRQAGLLDFIASALPASHTSKPEACQVTIHLLKLLRVVLSLPTNRSYFLAQNLLPPIIPMLSASLENYIKMAASLNVPGTSNLPSSKTSAENFEPISDVLDNFLWIVGTVMGHRSSDERELQMLDGLLELLTAYQVIHRLRDLFALYDRPQVEGSPFPSSILLSIHLLVVLTYRPKTTNCIDWDLSPAGTAFEFENKMSKPADTAPVVLDSANLTSEDSRPPLSVLNGSEPVTPPDVLEDRQNESCNLNRSDELLFNCKDGERNPTCCSEELNDSNVRLRDVPDRTREILVEEKDDKHMVNVIVDQKSDNMLSPKQPVAFLLSAISETGLVSLPSLLTSVLLQANNRLSIEQGSYILPSNFEEVATGVLKVLNNLALLDIIFMQRMLARPDLKMEFFHLMSFLLSHCTSKWKVASDQVGLLLLESLLLLGYFALFHRENQAVLRWGKSPTILHKVCDLPFVFFSDPELMPILSGTLVAACYGCEQNKSVVLQELSMDMLLSLLTSCRNVPLENSLFEDSGENNQQNSEHRKIHGEAALRSGRYTAKSTRVASGKGCALVNGIRGGKTKSQRDCKTTKYNEDSLKHNPVAPEASVMLHCRFPSSFIDRAERFFSAGINGGEV
- the LOC126675540 gene encoding uncharacterized protein LOC126675540 isoform X2; protein product: MDGSGEAVDDQGSGWFQVKKKHRSGAKFSIQGWSRGLLGKNGSNITSEKNGKVKNKTQIPKKGVNLSVHGQGSVVSSVSLDIEVGNDASCSNKSVIKQDTKDDESPKLSQLLVANSSPRAGDAKILLDVVPKIKWGDLEDDVLIRHHENTSQGVAKCSGTGEPADDTSHYETISVTNKEDMIEATCKEGSGSSSNHTEVPNSNGKISVPNDVGDCKNVDNESFKTTDNHLSSTCRSGEAEVVLKIQMPVVLSEVNDSDIPNVPNKIRNSAMILQESESELTENGEPEISTEADIVVKLQMPVISAENESKPSELQITNGNCGSVVIPLDSESVCLENTDSEISSDAGTVVKIQLPVISEVNEPQISEVSVRNRKSSPALVARDRKSLAREKYGSEILGQSTKIALVEGCSNPPDTAVNNELLKAHTVSPFEDGGTNESKERFRERLWCFLFENLNRAVDELYLLCELECDVDQMKEAILVLEEAASDFKDLTTRVQEFENVKRSSSQSIDGIRTPLKSDHRRPHALSWEVRRMTTSPHRAEILSSSLEAFKKIQQERSDMLAANDEKAFLAEPLSRHHVPGNNVRKLAGKSDGKDPIVKSKKQNGYSDPSQGSLSGDKRSVESGRSNKVNSSVNNRDHPYNSSSSDINVSLLSSRDISALSGAGKSKRESEAEKLLHKKERISVESAVEKNLKFMDPLQKQIPIAEKDKEKRCSTSWKSMYAWKEKRNWEDILSSPFRVSSRASHSPGLSRRSAERTRILHDKLMSPEKKKKTALDLKKEAEEKHARATRIRNELENERVQKLQRTSEKLNRVNEWQAVRTTRLREGMYARQQRSESRHEAFLAQVVRRAGDESSKVNEVRFITSLNGENKKLMLRQKLQDSELRRAEKLQVIKIKQREDMAREEAVLERRKLIEAEKLQRLAETQRKKEEAQVRREEERKASSAAREARAIEQLRRREERAKAQQEEAELLAQKLAERLSESEQRRKFYLEQIRERASMDFRDQSSPLIRRSIIKDFQGRSTPTNNGEGYQENSVAGTGGSTLAPGNGTLQHSLKRRIKKIRQRLMALKYEYSEPLASSENGGIGYRTAVATARAKLGRWLQELQRLRQARKEGAASIGLIAADIIKFLEGKDLELQASRQAGLLDFIASALPASHTSKPEACQVTIHLLKLLRVVLSLPTNRSYFLAQNLLPPIIPMLSASLENYIKMAASLNVPGTSNLPSSKTSAENFEPISDVLDNFLWIVGTVMGHRSSDERELQMLDGLLELLTAYQVIHRLRDLFALYDRPQVEGSPFPSSILLSIHLLVVLTYRPKTTNCIDWDLSPAGTAFEFENKMSKPADTAPVVLDSANLTSEDSRPPLSVLNGSEPVTPPDVLEDRQNESCNLNRSDELLFNCKDGERNPTCCSEELNDSNVRLRDVPDRTREILVEEKDDKHMVNVIVDQKSDNMLSPKQPVAFLLSAISETGLVSLPSLLTSVLLQANNRLSIEQGSYILPSNFEEVATGVLKVLNNLALLDIIFMQRMLARPDLKMEFFHLMSFLLSHCTSKWKVASDQVGLLLLESLLLLGYFALFHRENQAVLRWGKSPTILHKVCDLPFVFFSDPELMPILSGTLVAACYGCEQNKSVVLQELSMDMLLSLLTSCRNVPLENSLFEDSGENNQQNSEHRKIHGEAALRSGRYTAKSTRVASGKGCALVNGIRGGKTKSQRDCKTTKYNEDSLKHNPVAPEASVMLHCRFPSSFIDRAERFFSAGINGGEV